In one window of Prosthecobacter sp. SYSU 5D2 DNA:
- the arsB gene encoding ACR3 family arsenite efflux transporter, producing MSNETKSMSLFERQLTLWVGLCIVAGIALGKVAPGLAQTLDGMSIYVNGAPVVSIPIAICLFFMMYPIMVKIDFGEVVKAGRNPRPVFLTLFVNWAVKPFTMLAIATLFLGFFFKDLLPGTEVVKDGSEVELYRSYIAGAILLGIAPCTAMVLVWSYLAKGNQGHTLIMVAVNSLTMLFLYGLLGGWLLGINQMPVPWEALLLSVGIYVALPLVAGYASRLWIMKVKGPEWFAKKFLHFLTPVSIIALLATLVLLFSFKGETILANPLTILWIAVPLTLQTLLIFGITYLAAKVMKFSYEDAAPSAMIGASNHFEVAIATAVMLFGLSSGAALATVVGVLIEVPLMLFLVRVCQRTRGWFPFETKTA from the coding sequence ATGAGCAACGAAACCAAATCCATGAGTCTCTTTGAGCGCCAGCTCACCCTTTGGGTCGGCCTGTGCATCGTCGCCGGCATTGCCTTGGGCAAGGTGGCACCCGGGCTGGCGCAGACGCTTGATGGCATGTCCATCTACGTGAACGGCGCGCCGGTCGTCTCCATTCCCATCGCCATCTGCCTGTTTTTTATGATGTATCCCATCATGGTGAAAATTGATTTTGGAGAGGTGGTGAAGGCTGGGCGCAATCCCCGTCCGGTGTTCCTGACCCTCTTTGTCAACTGGGCTGTCAAGCCCTTCACCATGCTGGCTATCGCGACGCTCTTTCTTGGATTCTTTTTCAAGGACCTGCTGCCTGGCACGGAGGTCGTGAAAGACGGTTCGGAAGTTGAACTTTACCGCTCCTACATCGCCGGGGCCATCCTGCTTGGCATTGCCCCGTGCACGGCCATGGTGCTGGTCTGGAGTTACCTGGCCAAAGGCAACCAGGGGCACACGCTCATCATGGTGGCGGTGAATTCACTCACCATGCTTTTCCTTTACGGCCTGCTCGGCGGCTGGCTTCTGGGCATCAATCAAATGCCTGTGCCGTGGGAGGCGCTGCTGCTCTCCGTGGGCATTTATGTGGCGCTGCCATTGGTGGCGGGTTACGCCTCGCGCCTGTGGATCATGAAGGTGAAAGGGCCGGAGTGGTTCGCGAAGAAATTTCTGCACTTCCTCACGCCCGTCTCCATCATCGCCCTGCTCGCCACCCTGGTGCTTCTGTTCAGCTTCAAAGGTGAGACCATCCTGGCCAATCCGCTGACGATCCTGTGGATCGCTGTTCCGCTGACCCTGCAGACGCTGCTCATTTTTGGCATCACCTATCTGGCCGCCAAGGTCATGAAATTCAGTTACGAGGATGCAGCCCCCAGCGCCATGATTGGGGCCTCCAATCATTTTGAAGTGGCCATTGCGACGGCCGTCATGCTCTTTGGCCTCAGTTCCGGCGCGGCCCTGGCCACGGTCGTCGGAGTGCTCATTGAGGTGCCGCTCATGCTTTTCCTGGTGCGTGTGTGCCAGCGCACCCGGGGCTGGTTTCCTTTCGAGACGAAGACTGCCTGA
- a CDS encoding arsenite methyltransferase — translation MTQKQTHQNDSLRQGVREHYAKIVESTGCGCAPTCCTPGADQRDVAEVSQKLGYSAEQTGAVPEGANLGVGCGNPHAIAALQAGQTVLDLGSGAGFDVFLAARAVGPAGRVIGVDMTPVMISKARENALKTGLENTDFRLGEIEHLPVADATVDVILSNCVINLSPDKGQVFAEAARVLKPGGRLAISDVVALKPVPEEMRTDMLLYAGCASGAAEIAELEKLLGEAGFENIRITPKPESREVIRDWFPGKGLEELFASATLEAVKPAAIA, via the coding sequence ATGACTCAAAAACAGACGCACCAGAACGACAGCCTGCGGCAGGGAGTGCGGGAGCATTACGCCAAGATTGTGGAATCCACCGGCTGCGGCTGTGCGCCCACCTGCTGCACGCCGGGCGCAGATCAACGGGATGTGGCGGAGGTTTCCCAAAAACTGGGCTACAGTGCCGAGCAGACAGGGGCCGTGCCGGAAGGGGCCAACCTGGGAGTGGGCTGTGGCAATCCGCATGCCATCGCCGCCTTGCAGGCCGGACAGACGGTGCTGGATCTGGGCAGCGGCGCGGGATTCGATGTCTTCCTGGCAGCCCGTGCCGTGGGGCCTGCGGGCCGGGTCATCGGTGTGGACATGACACCGGTCATGATCTCCAAGGCACGGGAAAATGCGCTGAAGACCGGCCTGGAAAACACGGATTTTCGGCTGGGTGAGATCGAGCATCTGCCCGTGGCGGATGCGACGGTGGACGTGATTCTGTCCAACTGTGTGATCAATCTTTCTCCGGACAAAGGCCAGGTCTTTGCCGAGGCCGCACGTGTTCTGAAACCCGGCGGCAGACTGGCCATCTCCGATGTGGTGGCGCTGAAGCCGGTGCCGGAGGAGATGCGCACGGACATGCTGCTGTATGCCGGCTGTGCCTCCGGCGCGGCAGAGATCGCTGAGCTGGAAAAGCTGCTGGGTGAAGCCGGTTTTGAAAACATCCGCATCACGCCCAAGCCGGAAAGCCGCGAGGTGATCCGTGACTGGTTCCCTGGAAAAGGACTGGAGGAACTGTTCGCCTCCGCCACCCTTGAGGCTGTCAAACCCGCCGCCATCGCCTGA
- the sigZ gene encoding RNA polymerase sigma factor SigZ produces MTVTLEDIWSQFATRLRHFIRGRVADESAAEDILQNVFVKIQQRLGQLRGLEKLESWIFQITRNAIVDHHRQVKPAEPLDEETAPAEMLSSFRDDPEAITLLAAFRRMISELPETYREAIELTELQGLTQQELAERMGISLSGAKSRVQRGRALLKEMLLECCRFEFDRRGGIVECEPKKRASCKEC; encoded by the coding sequence ATGACCGTCACCCTGGAAGACATCTGGTCCCAGTTCGCCACCCGTCTGCGTCATTTCATACGCGGGCGGGTGGCGGATGAATCAGCCGCCGAGGACATCCTGCAAAATGTTTTTGTGAAGATCCAGCAGCGGCTTGGCCAGTTGCGTGGACTGGAGAAACTGGAGAGCTGGATTTTTCAAATCACCCGCAATGCCATTGTGGACCATCACCGCCAGGTAAAACCTGCTGAGCCGCTGGATGAGGAGACCGCACCTGCGGAGATGCTCTCCAGCTTCCGCGATGATCCGGAGGCCATCACCTTGCTGGCGGCCTTTCGCCGGATGATCAGCGAGCTGCCGGAGACGTATCGTGAAGCGATAGAACTCACCGAGCTGCAAGGCCTCACCCAGCAGGAGCTGGCGGAACGAATGGGCATCTCCCTTTCCGGCGCGAAATCCCGCGTGCAACGGGGCCGGGCACTGCTGAAGGAGATGCTGCTGGAGTGCTGCCGTTTTGAATTCGACCGGCGCGGCGGCATCGTCGAGTGCGAGCCGAAAAAGAGGGCCTCCTGCAAAGAGTGCTGA
- a CDS encoding sulfatase, with amino-acid sequence MPVRLFSLFSTCLLTLAIASSGFAERPNILLILPDQMRASAMGCDGNEEVKTPHIDRLAAEGMMFKRTYANVPVCCPARAILMTGTYPHVNGMVANDLRLREEHVTIAEQLQEAGYRTGFIGKWHLDGGPRDPGFVPPGPRRQGFEFWAAYECHHKHFEPDYFRDTPERIVVNKFEPEASCDFAVEFLKSQPKERPFFLTVQMGPPHDPYGAPEEYMNQYDAPKLTPDKSWQEGSETRPTPKKGLRRGPLANRFVPLGGKEEIAAYYAAITAIDDQVGRLLATLKETGADENTIILFTSDHGDMLGNHGMRRKRKPHDESARVPGIIRWPARVPKGKSVDTLFSHVDMPPTLLALAGLPVPEVMQGADLSRVALGETTEGPEAVLLQIFVPFNPDGIARPWRGIITADYTYARYEEEPWVLFNDKADPHQMTNLASDAAASPLREKLDAQLTALMKKHGDAWSFNSSEIVEEGGRLYKNSTFYTVQEYLEWAKENNKE; translated from the coding sequence ATGCCCGTGCGCCTTTTTTCCCTTTTCTCAACCTGCCTCCTCACGCTTGCCATTGCCTCATCAGGCTTCGCTGAGCGGCCTAACATCCTGCTGATACTGCCGGACCAGATGCGTGCCAGTGCCATGGGCTGCGATGGCAATGAAGAGGTCAAAACACCGCACATTGACCGGCTGGCGGCGGAAGGCATGATGTTTAAGCGCACCTATGCCAACGTGCCGGTGTGCTGTCCGGCGCGGGCCATTTTGATGACGGGCACTTATCCACATGTGAACGGCATGGTGGCCAATGATCTGCGGCTGCGGGAGGAGCACGTGACCATTGCCGAGCAGCTCCAGGAGGCGGGCTACCGCACCGGGTTCATCGGCAAATGGCACCTGGATGGCGGGCCGCGTGATCCCGGATTTGTGCCACCGGGGCCGCGCCGGCAGGGTTTTGAATTTTGGGCCGCCTATGAGTGCCATCACAAGCACTTTGAGCCGGACTACTTCCGGGATACACCGGAGCGCATCGTGGTGAACAAATTTGAGCCGGAAGCCTCCTGTGATTTTGCCGTGGAGTTCCTGAAATCACAGCCCAAAGAGAGGCCGTTTTTCCTGACCGTGCAGATGGGGCCGCCGCATGATCCCTACGGCGCTCCGGAGGAATACATGAATCAATACGATGCCCCCAAACTGACGCCGGATAAAAGCTGGCAAGAGGGCAGCGAAACTCGCCCGACACCGAAGAAGGGTCTTCGCCGGGGACCGCTGGCCAACCGCTTTGTCCCGCTCGGCGGCAAGGAGGAAATCGCCGCCTACTATGCGGCGATCACGGCCATTGATGACCAGGTGGGCCGCCTGCTGGCCACCCTGAAAGAAACCGGCGCGGATGAAAACACCATCATCCTTTTCACCTCGGATCATGGCGACATGCTGGGCAATCATGGCATGCGGCGCAAGCGCAAGCCGCACGATGAATCCGCCCGCGTGCCGGGCATCATCCGCTGGCCCGCCCGCGTGCCGAAGGGCAAGTCCGTGGACACCCTTTTCAGCCATGTGGACATGCCCCCGACCCTCTTGGCCCTGGCCGGACTGCCCGTGCCAGAGGTGATGCAAGGCGCCGACCTGTCCCGCGTGGCGCTGGGTGAAACGACCGAAGGACCCGAGGCCGTGCTGCTGCAAATCTTCGTCCCTTTTAACCCCGATGGCATCGCCAGACCCTGGCGCGGCATCATCACCGCAGACTACACCTATGCGCGGTATGAGGAGGAGCCATGGGTGCTGTTTAATGACAAAGCTGACCCGCACCAGATGACAAACCTGGCGTCGGATGCCGCTGCCTCCCCCCTGCGTGAAAAGCTGGATGCCCAGCTCACCGCGCTGATGAAAAAACATGGCGATGCCTGGAGCTTTAACTCCTCTGAAATCGTCGAAGAAGGCGGCCGCCTGTATAAGAACAGCACCTTTTACACCGTCCAGGAATACCTGGAATGGGCCAAGGAGAATAACAAAGAGTAA
- a CDS encoding universal stress protein gives MSTILACTDGSQYAPSVYQHSAWAASRMGAGIRVLHVLDPHREHAMGADFTGAIGFDASAELTAELVKLEENQARVARLKGKAILEDAEKQLQAAGISQVETVQRHGSLAETLEELEPAAELVVIGKRGEHANFAKGHLGGQVERVIRTSVRPVLVAARAFKPIQRFLIAYDGGPSVLKAVDFVMNSPLLKGCHCHLLRAGKVDDNARYFLEEAAEKLRSVGFTVVAAAEAGSPEEIIANVVKTSEIDLLVMGAYGHSPIRQFILGSTTTTMVRTCQIPVLMFR, from the coding sequence ATGTCAACGATTCTTGCCTGCACCGACGGTTCCCAATACGCGCCGAGCGTTTATCAACACAGCGCCTGGGCGGCCTCACGCATGGGCGCTGGCATCCGCGTTTTACACGTGCTCGATCCCCATCGTGAACATGCCATGGGGGCGGATTTCACCGGTGCCATCGGCTTCGATGCCTCGGCTGAACTTACCGCAGAACTGGTCAAGCTGGAGGAAAATCAGGCCCGTGTGGCCCGCCTGAAGGGCAAGGCCATTCTGGAAGATGCCGAAAAGCAGCTCCAGGCCGCAGGCATCTCCCAGGTGGAGACTGTGCAGCGCCATGGTTCGCTGGCGGAAACGCTGGAGGAACTGGAGCCTGCCGCTGAGCTGGTGGTCATCGGCAAGCGCGGCGAGCACGCCAATTTTGCCAAAGGCCACCTCGGTGGCCAGGTGGAGCGCGTCATCCGTACCAGCGTGCGTCCTGTGCTTGTTGCCGCCCGTGCATTCAAGCCCATCCAGCGTTTCCTCATCGCCTATGATGGCGGCCCCAGTGTGCTGAAGGCGGTGGATTTTGTGATGAACAGCCCGCTGCTGAAAGGCTGTCATTGCCACCTCCTGCGGGCTGGCAAGGTGGATGACAACGCCCGTTACTTTCTGGAGGAAGCGGCTGAGAAACTGCGGAGCGTCGGTTTCACTGTCGTTGCTGCGGCAGAAGCGGGTTCCCCTGAGGAGATCATCGCCAACGTTGTCAAGACCAGCGAGATTGACCTCCTGGTCATGGGTGCCTATGGCCACAGCCCCATCCGCCAGTTCATCCTCGGCAGCACCACTACCACGATGGTGCGCACCTGCCAGATCCCGGTGCTGATGTTCCGGTAA
- a CDS encoding SulP family inorganic anion transporter produces MFSKNLSQEWFSNIRGDLLAGIVVALALIPEAIAFSIIAGVDPKVGLYASFCIAVVTAIFGGRPGMISAATGAMALLMVTLVKEHGLQYLLAATLLTGVIQIIAGIARIGDVMRFVSKSVMTGFVNALAILIFMAQLPEFKGAGWMVYAMVAGALAIIYLLPRVTKVVPSPLVAIIVMTVLAIVFKLDVRRVGDLGSLPDSLPIFLWPQVAWTLETFWIILPYSAGLAAVGLLESLMTAQIVDEMTDTPSNKNRECSGQGLANIAAGLFGGMAGCAMIGQSVINVKSGGRGRLSTFVAGVFLLILLVVLGPWVKQIPMPALVAVMIMVSIGTFSWASFKNMRLHPKSSSTVMLSTVIVVVATHNLAIGVGVGVLLSALFFARKVAQILRVRSSLDAEKDSRTYTVAGQLFFASSGAFITQFDFKEVLAKVVIDVSHAHFWDLTAVSALDKVVLKFRREGTEVEILGMNEASATLVDKLAIHDKPDALDRLLDH; encoded by the coding sequence GTGTTCTCCAAAAATCTCTCTCAAGAATGGTTCTCCAACATCCGCGGTGACTTGCTCGCGGGCATCGTCGTCGCCCTGGCTCTCATCCCGGAGGCGATCGCCTTTTCAATCATCGCCGGGGTGGATCCCAAGGTGGGGCTGTACGCCTCATTTTGCATCGCCGTGGTCACTGCCATCTTCGGTGGTCGTCCGGGCATGATCTCGGCTGCCACCGGGGCCATGGCACTGCTGATGGTCACCCTGGTCAAGGAGCACGGCCTGCAATATCTCTTGGCGGCCACGCTCTTGACAGGTGTCATCCAGATCATTGCCGGCATCGCCCGCATCGGCGATGTCATGCGCTTTGTTTCCAAATCGGTCATGACGGGTTTTGTCAATGCCCTGGCCATCCTCATCTTCATGGCGCAGTTGCCGGAGTTCAAAGGCGCAGGCTGGATGGTCTATGCCATGGTGGCGGGTGCACTGGCCATCATCTACCTGCTGCCGCGCGTAACCAAGGTGGTGCCCTCGCCCCTGGTTGCCATCATTGTGATGACCGTGCTGGCCATTGTTTTCAAACTGGATGTGCGCCGCGTGGGGGACCTGGGTTCCCTGCCGGATTCTCTGCCCATCTTCCTCTGGCCGCAGGTGGCGTGGACGCTGGAGACCTTTTGGATCATCCTGCCGTACTCGGCCGGCCTGGCCGCTGTGGGCCTGCTGGAATCTCTGATGACCGCGCAGATCGTGGATGAGATGACGGATACGCCGAGCAATAAAAACCGCGAATGCAGCGGCCAGGGTCTGGCCAACATCGCCGCCGGTCTGTTCGGCGGCATGGCAGGCTGCGCCATGATCGGCCAGTCCGTCATCAATGTGAAGTCCGGCGGCCGTGGCCGTCTGTCCACCTTTGTGGCCGGCGTGTTTCTGCTCATTTTGTTAGTCGTGCTCGGCCCCTGGGTGAAGCAGATCCCCATGCCTGCCCTGGTGGCCGTGATGATCATGGTGTCCATCGGCACTTTCTCCTGGGCATCGTTTAAGAACATGCGCCTGCATCCGAAGAGTTCCAGCACGGTCATGCTCTCCACCGTCATCGTCGTGGTGGCCACGCATAACCTGGCCATCGGTGTGGGCGTCGGCGTGCTGCTCAGTGCGCTGTTCTTCGCCCGGAAGGTCGCCCAGATCCTGCGCGTACGCAGCAGCCTGGATGCTGAGAAAGACTCCCGCACCTACACCGTTGCCGGGCAGCTTTTCTTCGCTTCATCGGGGGCGTTCATCACGCAGTTCGACTTCAAAGAAGTGCTGGCGAAAGTGGTCATTGACGTCAGCCATGCGCATTTCTGGGATCTCACCGCCGTCTCTGCGTTGGACAAAGTGGTGCTGAAATTCCGCCGCGAAGGCACGGAGGTGGAAATTCTGGGAATGAACGAAGCCAGCGCCACGCTCGTTGACAAGCTTGCGATTCACGACAAGCCCGATGCGCTGGACCGTCTGCTCGACCATTAA
- a CDS encoding metalloregulator ArsR/SmtB family transcription factor, with amino-acid sequence MSTVTQQSSTATTQRRVEVIKALAHPSRMLIAETLMSGEKCVCDLQALVGADMSTVSKHLTLMRKAGVLACEKRGLNIYYRLACSCLGSFLRCVDELAPEAEACGTNCCD; translated from the coding sequence ATGTCAACAGTCACTCAACAATCTTCAACAGCAACCACACAGCGCCGTGTGGAGGTGATCAAGGCCCTGGCACACCCTTCCCGCATGCTGATCGCAGAGACCCTGATGAGCGGCGAGAAGTGTGTCTGCGACCTCCAAGCCCTCGTCGGCGCGGACATGTCCACCGTCTCCAAGCACCTGACGCTGATGCGAAAGGCGGGCGTCCTTGCCTGTGAAAAACGCGGTCTCAATATTTACTACCGCCTGGCCTGCTCCTGCCTGGGCAGCTTTCTGCGCTGCGTGGATGAACTGGCCCCCGAGGCCGAGGCCTGCGGGACCAACTGCTGCGACTGA
- a CDS encoding DUF6428 family protein, which yields MNITEFLSHLTAHADKPLLFVLPDGGFIPAHFHITEVGHVKKNFIDCGGTRRSAESCLLQTWTADDTDHRLVAGKLSMIFGRAGDVLPSHELPVEVEYEDFSVSQFPVTDASVSDGVLVFQLGLKHTDCLAKELCLPGVCGPVPTVNLLGCAPGSGCC from the coding sequence ATGAATATCACCGAATTTCTCTCCCACCTCACTGCCCACGCGGACAAGCCGCTGCTCTTTGTGCTGCCGGATGGCGGCTTCATCCCGGCGCACTTTCACATCACGGAAGTGGGCCATGTGAAAAAGAACTTCATTGATTGCGGCGGTACGCGCCGCAGCGCGGAGAGCTGCCTGCTACAAACCTGGACCGCAGACGATACGGACCACCGCCTCGTTGCCGGAAAACTGAGCATGATCTTTGGCCGCGCAGGCGATGTGCTGCCCAGCCATGAACTGCCCGTAGAAGTGGAGTATGAAGACTTCTCCGTCAGCCAGTTTCCAGTGACGGATGCCTCCGTTTCCGACGGAGTGCTTGTCTTCCAGCTTGGACTCAAACACACCGACTGCCTGGCCAAGGAACTGTGCCTGCCCGGCGTGTGCGGCCCGGTCCCCACTGTGAATCTGCTCGGCTGCGCACCGGGCAGCGGCTGCTGCTAA
- a CDS encoding arsenate reductase ArsC produces the protein MNTLTKPRVLILCTGNSCRSHMAEGILRQAAGDLIEVHSAGSKPAGYVHPKAIAALAEIGIDISAHSSKHMNEFLDRDIATVITVCGNADQVCPMYPGQVNRHHWGFDDPAHTTGTEEEILADFRRVRDQIRLVFGAYAAGLKEGAGRAAAS, from the coding sequence ATGAACACCTTGACGAAACCTCGCGTTCTGATTCTTTGTACCGGAAACTCCTGCCGCAGCCACATGGCGGAGGGCATCCTACGCCAGGCGGCGGGGGATCTGATTGAAGTCCACAGCGCCGGGTCCAAACCGGCCGGGTACGTACATCCAAAGGCCATAGCGGCACTGGCGGAGATCGGCATTGATATCTCCGCCCATAGCTCCAAGCACATGAATGAATTTCTGGACCGCGACATTGCGACCGTCATCACGGTGTGTGGCAATGCCGACCAGGTCTGCCCCATGTATCCGGGCCAGGTGAACCGGCATCACTGGGGTTTTGACGATCCTGCCCACACCACCGGCACTGAGGAGGAAATCCTCGCCGATTTCCGGCGCGTGCGGGACCAGATCCGTCTGGTCTTCGGTGCCTATGCTGCGGGTTTAAAAGAGGGCGCGGGGAGAGCTGCTGCCTCCTGA